From a single Oncorhynchus tshawytscha isolate Ot180627B linkage group LG29, Otsh_v2.0, whole genome shotgun sequence genomic region:
- the mcmdc2 gene encoding minichromosome maintenance domain-containing protein 2, with the protein MEDVFLLKESVLSFLDRSGALLQLAEDCKPFNDIQRNEAVYRFCIRVNPSDLIELDPRLGDCVLNDPLKATALFQSVCFLSIKTLSLIEKIHTESQVNVILKFTHLPPFPEYTLDLCEFPCGYGPMRPVAMEGLAIAMTRVSKYTQGARFLCSEEDCPCSTGFHHIRVHAPGATESATVRSDFSCLLCSSHLKEDIKFRVLGDKQLVELIHVKALDVLKVHPPSALRYQSVTLFLRDELCNSMRIGRLYRVLGIPAHVHQWPNVTWSVEANSVQPWEPEYTGTISSNFQALLTATACSPWRFSAIVANTFGSPVVPPGLYSTLKLGLLLSLVQGREDNPDSLHCLDLLALTTDTLILERLMTYSLGLAGRGVRHPATGEMFASLSRDEHGAGTANIHAGSALLATGGVCMLGDLGHHRKDKMDALQSALESRTVSVIIPGKKYGEDADQQISFPVQCSFWALADSTAPSNKTTRTDSTVLGTVDMGPVPAQLAEAFGLVILCREAGGKQALLAQTVHTLRRAVQPGEPLYPSCMQFTTQDYKELLAHTQRIQTELSPGAEMMIHGYYMASRRVRSDSGHGAKVSVASIKLLISLAEAHSKLCLRSTVLEEDAVIAVLLCENAITLRHGASALVIPPDAAFPCDLCDLEALHRRDLILEQLQQSILHFVYAYAPGAASYITEEE; encoded by the exons ATGGAAGACGTTTTCTTACTGAAAGAGTCAGTTTTGTCTTTTCTAGACAGAAGTGGAGCTCTTCTTCAACTTGCTGAAGACTGCAAACCATTCAACG ACATCCAGCGAAATGAAGCTGTGTATCGGTTCTGTATCCGTGTGAACCCTTCAGACCTAATCGAACTGGATCCTAGATTGGGTGACTGTGTTCTCAATGACCCCCTCAAAGCTACAGCACTGTTTCAATCT GTTTGTTTTCTGTCAATAAAGACACTCTCCCTCATAGAGAAAATCCACACAGAAAGTCAGGTGAATGTGATCCTGAAGTTTACACACCTACCTCCGTTCCCTGAGTACACCTTGGACCTCTGTGAGTTTCCCTGTGGTTATGGCCCCATGAGGCCTGTTGCCATGGAGGGCTTGGCCATCGCGATGACTAGGGTCTCCAAGTACACTCAGGGAGCCAGGTTTCTCTGTTCTGAGGAGGACTGTCCCTGCTCAACAG GGTTCCATCACATCAGAGTGCACGCACCCGGAGCCACTGAGTCAGCCACAGTGAGGAGTGACTTCAgctgcctgctctgctcctctcaccTCAAAGAGGACATCAAGTTCCGGGTCCTGGGGG ACAAGCAGCTTGTAGAGCTGATCCATGTTAAAGCACTGGATGTCCTGAAAGTCCATCCTCCCAGTGCCCTCAGGTACCAGTCTGTCACCCTGTTTCTCAGAG ATGAGCTGTGTAACTCCATGAGGATTGGACGTCTGTACAGGGTGCTGGGCATACCGGCCCATGTCCACCAGTGGCCCAACGTCACCTGGAGTGTGGAGGCCAATAGCGTTCAACCGTGGGAGCCTGAAT ACACGGGCACCATCAGCTCTAACTTCCAGGCCTTGTTGACGGCAACAGCCTGTTCCCCCTGGAGATTCTCTGCCATTGTGGCTAACACGTTTGGATCCCCTGTGGTTCCCCCGGGCTTGTACAGCACTCTGAAGCTGGGCCTGCTGCTCAGCCTGGTCCAGGGGCGGGAGGACAACCCAGACTCACTGCACTGCCTGGACCTGCTAGCCCTGACGACTGACACACTCATACTGGAAAG GCTGATGACGTACAGCCTGGGTCTGGctggccgtggggtgagacacccTGCGACAGGGGAGATGTTTGCCTCTCTTTCTCGTGATGAACACGGAGCGGGCACGGCTAACATCCACGCTGGCTCCGCCCTGCTGGCCACTGGGGGCGTCTGCATGCTCGGGGACCTGGGCCACCACAGGAAAGACAAGATGGACGCACTTCAGTCAG CTCTGGAGAGTCGGACAGTGTCTGTGATTATCCCAGGGAAGAAGTATGGAGAGGATGCTGACCAGCAGATCTCCTTCCCTGTCCAGTGCAGCTTCTGGGCCTTGGCAGACTCCACAGCTCCCTCAAACAAGACCACCAGGACTGACAGTACAGTGCTGGGAACAGTG GACATGGGCCCGGTCCCTGCTCAGTTGGCTGAGGCCTTTGGTCTGGTGATCCTGTGTCGGGAAGCAGGGGGAAAGCAGGCCCTGCTAGCCCAGACGGTGCACACCCTCAGACGGGCAGTGCAGCCCGGAGAGCCCCTGTACCCATCCTGCATGCAGTTCACCACACAGGACTATAAGGAG CTTCTGGCCCACACCCAGAGGATCCAGACAGAGCTGAGCCCTGGGGCAGAGATGATGATCCATGGCTATTACATGGCCAGCAGAAGGGTCCGCTCAGACTCGGGCCATGGTGCAAAGGTGTCTGTGGCCTCCATCAAGCTACT GATCTCCCTGGCTGAGGCCCACAGTAAGCTGTGTCTGAGAAGCACAGTGCTGGAGGAGGATGCAGTGATCGCTGTGTTGCTGTGTGAAAACGCCATCACTCTCAGACATG GAGCCTCAGCGCTCGTTATCCCACCCGACGCAGCATTTCCCTGTGACCTGTGTGACCTGGAAGCTCTCCACAGGAGAGACCTTATCCTGGAGCAGCTCCAACAGAGCATCCTGCACTTTGTCTACGCCTACGCACCCGGGGCCGCCAGCTACATCACCGAGGAGGAATAG